The Triticum aestivum cultivar Chinese Spring chromosome 3A, IWGSC CS RefSeq v2.1, whole genome shotgun sequence genome includes a region encoding these proteins:
- the LOC123058231 gene encoding monocopper oxidase-like protein SKS1, with translation MDRGRLVAVLLASILHSAVVAAEDRHVFLNWEVSYSVRSPLGVSKRVIAINGRLPGPLLNLTTNDVAHVNVVNTLDEPFLLTWNGLHMRRNSWNDGVAGTNCAIQPGANWTYVFQAKDEIGSFFYRPSLGLHAAAGGHGPIRVNNRPVIDVPFPHPDGEFDVLIGDWYNMDAKEMKERLDRGRELPPPNGILVNGLGPYEAEVTFKVGRTYRLRVSNVGARTSLNFRLQGHKLLLVEVEGTYTLQKHYASLDVHPGQSVSVLVAADQAPKAYYMVVRSLFVLPEIFSVATVLYAGSGEQPPSGDAPLDERSSHNNYNRSMEQAMSIRMNLTSGAARPNPQGSFHYGDINVTRTLLLRNDESDIGGRRRCTVNGVAFANAGTPLKLADYFRIAGVFKVVSGRPETRNPSLGTTVIDASYRDYVQIVFENRLPSMQTWHLDGHSFFVVGMAWGKWSPDARSTYNLVDAMYRSTVQVYPTSWTAVLVYLDNEGMWNLRSQDVKRYLGQELYLRVRQGDSEVPDPRDELPMPSNALLCGKATRLSFGL, from the exons ATGGACCGCGGGCGCCTTGTCGCCGTTCTGCTAGCAAGCATCCTGCACTCGGCCGTCGTCGCCGCCGAGGACCGGCACGTTTTCCTGAACTGGGAGGTGTCCTACTCCGTGCGATCCCCGCTGGGCGTCTCCAAGAGGGTGATCGCCATCAACGGCCGGCTCCCCGGGCCGCTGCTCAACCTCACCACCAACGACGTCGCCCACGTCAACGTCGTCAACACCCTAGACGAGCCTTTCCTCCTCACATG GAACGGTCTGCATATGAGGAGAAACTCGTGGAACGACGGTGTGGCGGGCACGAACTGCGCGATCCAGCCCGGGGCGAACTGGACCTACGTGTTCCAGGCCAAGGACGAGATTGGCAGCTTCTTCTACCGGCCGTCCCTGGGGCTGCACGCCGCTGCCGGCGGCCATGGCCCCATCCGCGTCAACAACCGCCCGGTCATCGACGTCCCGTTCCCCCATCCCGACGGCGAGTTCGACGTCCTCATAGGGGACTGGTACAACATGGACGCAAAG GAAATGAAAGAGCGCCTGGACAGAGGCCGTGAACTGCCGCCGCCGAACGGCATCTTGGTCAACGGCTTGGGCCCTTACGAGGCAGAGGTGACGTTCAAGGTAGGGCGCACGTACCGGCTTCGCGTGTCGAACGTGGGCGCGAGGACGTCGCTCAACTTCCGGCTCCAGGGCCACAAGCTGCTGCTGGTGGAGGTGGAGGGCACCTACACCCTGCAGAAGCACTACGCCTCGCTGGATGTCCACCCCGGCCAATCCGTCTCGGTCCTCGTGGCGGCCGACCAGGCGCCCAAGGCGTATTACATGGTCGTCAGGTCGCTCTTCGTCCTCCCGGAGATCTTCAGCGTCGCCACCGTCCTCTACGCCGGCTCCGGCGAGCAGCCGCCTTCCGGCGACGCCCCGCTGGACGAGCGCTCCTCGCACAACAACTACAACCGTTCCATGGAGCAGGCCATGTCCATAAG GATGAACTTGACCTCCGGCGCGGCACGGCCCAACCCGCAGGGCTCCTTCCACTACGGGGATATCAACGTCACCCGCACCCTGCTCCTCCGGAACGATGAGTCCGACATCGGCGGCCGGCGGAGGTGCACGGTGAACGGCGTGGCCTTCGCCAACGCGGGCACGCCACTGAAGCTGGCCGATTACTTCAGGATCGCCGGCGTCTTCAAGGTCGTCTCCGGCAGGCCGGAGACGAGGAACCCGTCCCTCGGCACCACGGTCATCGACGCCTCCTACCGGGACTACGTCCAGATCGTGTTCGAGAACAGGCTGCCGTCCATGCAGACCTGGCACCTCGACGGCCACAGCTTCTTCGTTGTCGG GATGGCGTGGGGCAAATGGAGCCCGGACGCAAGGTCGACGTACAATCTGGTTGACGCCATGTACCGGTCTACCGTGCAGGTGTATCCCACGTCATGGACCGCTGTGCTGGTGTATTTGGATAACGAGGGCATGTGGAACCTGAGGTCTCAAGATGTGAAGAGGTACCTAGGCCAAGAGCTGTACCTGCGAGTGAGGCAGGGCGACTCCGAAGTGCCTGATCCCAGAGACGAGCTGCCCATGCCTTCCAATGCTCTCTTGTGTGGGAAAGCTACGAGGCtttcctttggtttgtag